The DNA region GGCGCTCCGTGCTCGAGGTCTGTTGCGGGTCGGGCATGATGGCTGAGAAGCTCGCCCGCGCCGGCGCCGCCGTCACCGGCGTCGACTTCTCATCCGCGGCCGTCGCGCGCGCGCGCGAACGCGCGCGCCGCTACGGCTTTGCGGCGAAATTCTTCGTCGGCGACGCCGAAAACCTGGCCCTTGCCGACGGCGCTTTCGACGTCGTCGCGGTCCACGACGGCTTGCACCATCTCGATCGCCCGCAGCGCGCGATCCGAGAGATGGCGCGGGTCGCCCGCGAGGCGGTGCTGATTCTGGACCCTGCGCGCGCGGCGCTGACCCGGCTCGCGGTCCGGCTCGGAATCGCGGTGGACGTCGAGCAAGCTGGAAACAAGGTCAAGCGGCTGGTTCCGCGCGAGGTGGCGGGGATCCTGCGCGGCGCCGGCTACCGTGAACTGCGCTGGGAGCGCACGCTGATGTACTACCCGCATCAGCCGCCCGCATGGTGGCGGCGGTTCGACCGTGCGCCGGCCTTTGCCGGCTGCCGCGCGGCGTTCTGGGCCGCCAACCTCGCATGCGGGCACTGGGGGAACAAGCTGGCGCTGGCCGCGCGGCGCTGCTAACGCAAGTGCCTCGCGCCTGCCCGCCGAGGCGTCCCAAAATCCGGGAAACGTTCAGCCCGACGCATAAAGCCCTTCCGCGAGAAGGGCTTTATGCTGTCGGGCGCTTCGCTTTGCCGGCCGCCGCGGCGCTACTGAAGCAGCATCGGCGATCCGCTGCCAAAGCTGCCGCCGCTGGAGGGGATATCGTCCAGGGAGATGGTGCCCAGGAAGACGGCGTTGAGCGTCTTCTGCGACCCCTGGCTGGTATAGGAGTCGATCCACATGATCGCCATCTTAACGACCGGCACCGTGACCGAGGAGCCGGTGACGCCGGTGAAATCTATCATCGGCACTGCCACCAGCCGCGGATCGTAGGCCGGCGCGTCGCTGAGCGAGGTCGGTGGGGTGGTCACCTGAGGGTTGATCGCCTGGCCCATCGCGACCCGGTAGCCGACGCCGGTGGCGGTGGGGCCGTTGACCTGTCCGGTCTCGACATCGATCGCGCTCAGATTGAGCGCTCCCTGATAGCCATTTTCGAGGTTGTTCAGAAACTGGTTCGCTCCAGAGCTGCCGAGCGCAAGCCGGCCCCAGTTGCCGGGTCCAACATTCCAGCTGCCGCCGTTGCCGTTGGCTCCAGCCTGCACCAGCTGGTATTCGGTGCCCTCAGTGTAGTTGCACGAAGTGGTGGAGCAAGGCAGCCCCACGGGAATCAAACCGCGCGTGCCCCAGGTGTTCTGCTTGATTCCCGCCTTTGCAAACGCGGTCGCTGTGCCCGAGCTCAGCCCGACCATCGGCAGAAAGTAGTAGGGCACCCGGCGCGTGGTGCTCATGCTGATCGACATGTTGTCGGCGGCGACCGAGGTCGATGCGATCTCGGCATTCTTGACGCCGTCGGTATTGGCGTAGGTGTTGGCGGTAGATTGCGCCCGGGACGGGTTGCCAGGCAAGTAGCCGGCGCCGGCGAGCACTGCGGCGTCCGAGGCCTTCTGCAGCTGGCCCCAGTTGAAGTAGAGCAGCGCAATGTCGGAGGCGAGGCCACCGACACCAATGAGCGTGCCAATCACAAGGGTCGTGACCACGATCATCTGGCCGCGACTTAGACGCTTTTGGCTCATAAGACCCCTTTCGACATCTTTATTAATTCATTTTCACCTTTAGATAGCAGATCTGGGTGACAGCATCAAGCATGCCATTTGATTTTAAACGATAAATCTTATGTTTTTTCGTCTTGTACTATCTAAACACAGCTTTAGACGTGGCAGAGGCACAACGCAGCTTGGGCGCCGCTGCCACGTAAGGGGTTCCGACCCGCTTGAGCAGACTTCTAAAAGCACCGCGAAAACAAAGCCATTTTTTCGCTCGTAACCTTCGGCAGGAGCTCCCTGGGGAGCGGCTACCTCAAAGGTGGGCAGGCCGCTGGTCATCGCTCATGAACCAATAGACCGAAGCATAGGCCATCGCGAGCGAGACGAAGCCGCCCTCGGCAGCCGCGATGAAAATGGCGCTGGTCGAGTGCGGTCCGAAGCGTCCTCTGAGGTCCATCGAAGCCGCGATCATCAGATAGCTCCCCGCCGCCATCCACAGCGCCCGGCCGCTTGCGCTTCTGCGCTGGGCGGCCGCGACCATCCCGGCGAACGGGAGCAGCATCAGAACGAAGTAGTGCACCCAGGCCGTCGGCGCCAGCATCACCGACGCCACCACCCACAGATCGAATGCCCCCAACTCGGGGTCACCCTCTGCGGCGCGCCGCGCCGTCGCGCCGACGGTGGCGGCGAGCAAGCCGAGCTCCGCCAGCCCAATTGCGCACAGGCGCAACGCCTCGAAGCCCGTGCCCGCAGTCAGATTCAGAGCAAGCGCGCCGTACCACAAAATCTGGGAGACGAAGGCGGACAGTGCCAGATTGATCGGCTCGGCCATAAAGCGCTGCAAGGTGGCCTCGCGCAGGCCCATGGAGAGGAAACCCACTGACGCCGGCACACCCGCTATCGCGACCGTCACCACCGCGCCCGCCGCAGTACCTGCC from Candidatus Binataceae bacterium includes:
- a CDS encoding class I SAM-dependent methyltransferase, which gives rise to MQTERTLHENACAGVRARQLSFYDEGCDAEFEITRPHGCGRLYEFLIEYRFRAGMRVLGLPLGGRSVLEVCCGSGMMAEKLARAGAAVTGVDFSSAAVARARERARRYGFAAKFFVGDAENLALADGAFDVVAVHDGLHHLDRPQRAIREMARVAREAVLILDPARAALTRLAVRLGIAVDVEQAGNKVKRLVPREVAGILRGAGYRELRWERTLMYYPHQPPAWWRRFDRAPAFAGCRAAFWAANLACGHWGNKLALAARRC